In one window of Littorina saxatilis isolate snail1 linkage group LG11, US_GU_Lsax_2.0, whole genome shotgun sequence DNA:
- the LOC138980709 gene encoding trichohyalin-like has translation ERERERERERERERERERERERERERVIKRERERERERERERERERERERERERRGGDDKGREKERKSEKEKGRERDREKERERVREELKRKRRRESCQDEEEEIHRRKRRTYKGRGRRDTQKEEENIQGARKKRYTEGREEHTKDEEEEIHRRKRRTYKGRGRRDTQKEEENIQGARKKRYREGRGEHTRGEEEEIHRRKRRTYKGRGRRDTQKEEENIQGARKKRYTEGRGEHTRGEEEEIHRRKRRTYKGRGRRDTQKEEEIHRRKRRTYKGRGRRDTEKEEKNIQGTRKKRYREGREEHTWGEEEEIHRKKRRTYKGRGRRDTQKEEENIPRAMKERYREGREEHTRDEEEEIQRRKRRTCKGRGRRDTEKEEEDIQGARKKRYTEGRGGHTRDEEEEIQRRKRRTYMGRGSRDTQKEEEDIQGARKKRYTEGRGEHTRDEEERYTEGRGGHTRDEEEEIHRRKRRTYKGRGRRDTQKEEEDIPGTRKKRYTEGREEHTRGEEEEIQRRKRRTYKGRGRRDTQKEEKNIQGARKGEEEEIQRRKRRTYQGRGRRDTQKEEKNIQGTRKKRYREGRGEHTRDEEEEIHRRKRRTYKGRGRRDTQKEEKNIQGPGEEEEIHRRKRRTYKGPERKKRYTEGREEHTGGEEEEIHRRKRRTYKGRGRRDTQKEEENIQGARKKRYTEGRGEHTRGEEEEIQRRKRRTYKGRGRRDTEKEEENIQGARKKRYTEGRGEHTRARRGRRDTQKEEKNIQGTRKKRYTERREEHTRDEEEEIHRRKRRTYKGRGRRDTQKEEEDIPGTRKKRYREGRGGHTRGEEEEIHRRKRRTYKGRGRRDTQKEEKNIQGPGEEEEIHRRKKRTYKGRGRRDTQKEEEDIQGARKKRYREGREEHTRGEEEEIQRRKRRTYKGRGRRDTEKEEENIQGARKKRYTEGRGGHTRGEEEEIHRRKRRTYQGRGRRDTEKEEEDIQGARKKRYGEGRGEYTRDEEEEIQRRKRRTYKELGRRDTEKEEENIQGARKKRYREGREEHTRDEEEEIQRRKRRTYKELGRRDTEKEEENIHGARKER, from the exons gagagagagagagagagagagagagagagagagagagagagagagagagagagagagagagagagagagagagagagagtcat aaagagagagagagagagagagagagagagagagagagagagagagagagagagagagagagagagagagagagagagaagggggggagaCGACAAAGGGAGGGAAAAAGAGAggaagagtgagaaagagaaagggagagagagagatagagagaaggagagagaaagagtgagagaggaattaaaaagaaaaagaagaagagaatcgTGCCA GGACGAGGAAGAAGAGATACACAGAAGGAAGAGGAGAACATACAAGGGGCGAGGAAGAAGAGATACACAGAAGGAAGAGGAGAACATACAAGGGGCGAGGAAGAAGAGATACACAGAAGGAAGAGAAGAACATACAAAGGACGAGGAAGAAGAGATACACAGAAGGAAGAGGAGAACATACAAGGGGCGAGGAAGAAGAGATACACAGAAGGAAGAGGAGAACATACAAGGGGCGAGGAAGAAGAGATACagagaaggaagaggagaacATACAAGGGGCGAGGAAGAAGAGATACACAGAAGGAAGAGAAGAACATACAAGGGGCGAGGAAGAAGAGATACACAGAAGGAAGAGGAGAACATACAAGGGGCGAGGAAGAAGAGATACACAGAAGGAAGAGGAGAACATACAAGGGGCGAGGAAGAAGAGATACACAGAAGGAAGAGGAGAACATACAAGGGGCGAGGAAGAAGAGATACACAGAAGGAAGAAGAGATACACAGAAGGAAGAGAAGAACATACAAGGGGCGAGGAAGAAGAGATACAGAGAAGGAAGAGAAGAACATACAAGGGACGAGGAAGAAGAGATACAGAGAAGGAAGAGAAGAACATACATGGGGCGAGGAAGAAGAGATACACAGAAAGAAGAGAAGAACATACAAGGGACGAGGAAGAAGAGATACACAGAAGGAAGAGGAGAACATACCAAGGGCGATGAAGGAGAGATACAGAGAAGGAAGAGAAGAACATACCAGGGACGAGGAAGAAGAGATACAGAGAAGGAAGAGAAGAACATGCAAGGGGCGAGGAAGAAGAGATAcagagaaggaagaggaggacaTACAAGGGGCGAGGAAGAAGAGATACacagaaggaagaggaggacaTACCAGGGACGAGGAAGAAGAGATACagagaaggaagaggagaacATACATGGGGCGAGGAAGTAGAGATACacagaaggaagaggaggacaTACAAGGGGCGAGGAAGAAGAGATACACAGAAGGAAGAGGAGAACATACCAGGGACGAGGAAGAAAGATACacagaaggaagaggaggacaTACCAGGGACGAGGAAGAAGAGATACACAGAAGGAAGAGGAGAACATACAAGGGACGAGGAAGAAGAGATACacagaaggaagaggaggacaTACCAGGGACGAGGAAGAAGAGATACACAGAAGGAAGAGAAGAACATACAAGGGGCGAGGAAGAAGAGATAcagagaaggaagaggaggacaTACAAGGGGCGAGGAAGAAGAGATACACAGAAGGAAGAGAAGAACATACAAGGGGCGAGGAA GGGCGAGGAAGAAGAGATACagagaaggaagaggagaacATACCAGGGACGAGGAAGAAGAGATACACAGAAGGAAGAGAAGAACATACAAGGGACGAGGAAGAAGAGATACagagaaggaagaggagaacATACCAGGGACGAGGAAGAAGAGATACACAGAAGGAAGAGAAGGACATACAAGGGGCGAGGAAGAAGAGATACACAGAAGGAAGAGAAGAACATACAAGGGCCCGGAGAGGAAGAAGAGATACACAGAAGGAAGAGAAGAACATACAAGGGCCCGGAGAGGAAGAAGAGATACACAGAAGGAAGAGAAGAACATACAGGGGGCGAGGAAGAAGAGATACACAGAAGGAAGAGAAGAACATACAAGGGGCGAGGAAGAAGAGATACACAGAAGGAAGAGGAGAACATACAAGGGGCGAGGAAGAAGAGATACACAGAAGGAAGAGGAGAACATACAAGGGGCGAGGAAGAAGAGATACAGAGAAGGAAGAGAAGAACATACAAGGGGCGAGGAAGAAGAGATACagagaaggaagaggagaacATACAAGGGGCGAGGAAGAAGAGATACACAGAAGGAAGAGGAGAACATACAAGGGCCCGGAGAGGAAGAAGAGATACACAGAAGGAAGAGAAGAACATACAAGGGACGAGGAAGAAGAGATACACAGAAAGAAGAGAAGAACATACAAGGGACGAGGAAGAAGAGATACACAGAAGGAAGAGAAGAACATACAAGGGGCGAGGAAGAAGAGATACacagaaggaagaggaggacaTACCAGGGACGAGGAAGAAGAGATAcagagaaggaagaggaggacaTACAAGGGGCGAGGAAGAAGAGATACACAGAAGGAAGAGGAGAACATACAAGGGGCGAGGAAGAAGAGATACACAGAAGGAAGAGAAGAACATACAAGGGCCCGGAGAGGAAGAAGAGATACACAGAAGGAAGAAGAGGACATACAAGGGGCGAGGAAGAAGAGATACacagaaggaagaggaggacaTACAAGGGGCGAGGAAGAAGAGATACAGAGAAGGAAGAGAAGAACATACAAGGGGCGAGGAAGAAGAGATACagagaaggaagaggagaacATACAAGGGGCGAGGAAGAAGAGATAcggagaaggaagaggagaacATACAAGGGGCGAGGAAGAAGAGATACacagaaggaagaggaggacaTACAAGGGGCGAGGAAGAAGAGATACacagaaggaagaggaggacaTACCAGGGACGAGGAAGAAGAGATAcagagaaggaagaggaggacaTACAAGGGGCGAGGAAGAAGAGATAcggagaaggaagaggagaatATA